In the Streptomyces sp. BHT-5-2 genome, one interval contains:
- a CDS encoding nucleotide disphospho-sugar-binding domain-containing protein — protein sequence MSMRVLFVTGGGQATVFSLAPLATALRGAGHEIFMAANSDLMSATEAAAIPAVSTTDLPIRHFISQDRQGRPVPPPLDAGVAEQGVFTGRWFGRMAAASLGVLKEFTAAWRPDVVVGGTMTYAAPLLARHLGVPWVRLAWDAIDATHVHPGADEELQPELSELGLAHLPEPDLFIDVCPPSLRPAAARPASPMRYVPANRQRQLEPWMYTRGDRRRICLTAGSQVTRDGHHKLFGFLTRTVAELAPLDAEVLIAAPDGLAADLRETCGDVRAGWFPLDVVAPTCDLLVHHGGGVTSLTGMYAGTPQVIVPGAEMLADAAERLAGYGAAVTLKTGEDAPDAVGAACREAVSDVSYATRAQALRDEITAMPSPNRMVAALADLAHR from the coding sequence CGGCCCTGCGCGGCGCGGGCCACGAGATCTTCATGGCGGCCAACAGCGACCTGATGTCCGCCACCGAGGCGGCGGCGATCCCGGCGGTCTCGACGACCGACCTGCCGATCCGGCACTTCATCTCCCAGGACCGGCAGGGGCGGCCGGTGCCTCCGCCACTCGACGCCGGGGTGGCCGAGCAGGGCGTGTTCACCGGCCGCTGGTTCGGCCGTATGGCCGCCGCGAGCCTGGGCGTCCTCAAGGAGTTCACGGCGGCGTGGCGCCCCGATGTCGTCGTCGGCGGGACCATGACGTACGCGGCACCGCTGCTGGCGCGGCATCTCGGGGTCCCGTGGGTGCGGCTGGCGTGGGACGCGATCGACGCGACGCATGTGCACCCCGGCGCCGACGAGGAACTCCAACCCGAGCTGAGCGAGCTGGGACTGGCGCACCTCCCCGAGCCCGACCTGTTCATCGACGTGTGCCCGCCCAGTCTGCGGCCCGCCGCCGCCCGCCCGGCATCACCGATGCGGTACGTCCCCGCGAATCGTCAACGGCAGCTCGAACCGTGGATGTATACCCGTGGGGACCGCCGCCGGATCTGCCTCACCGCCGGCAGCCAGGTGACCCGCGACGGCCACCACAAGCTCTTCGGGTTCCTGACGCGTACGGTGGCCGAGCTGGCCCCGCTCGACGCCGAAGTCCTGATCGCCGCTCCCGACGGCCTCGCCGCCGACCTGCGCGAGACCTGCGGCGATGTGCGCGCCGGGTGGTTCCCCCTGGACGTCGTGGCCCCGACGTGTGATCTGCTCGTGCACCACGGGGGCGGCGTGACCAGCCTGACGGGCATGTACGCCGGGACGCCCCAAGTCATCGTCCCGGGCGCGGAGATGCTCGCCGACGCGGCCGAGCGCCTGGCCGGCTACGGCGCGGCCGTGACGCTGAAGACCGGAGAGGACGCGCCCGACGCCGTCGGTGCGGCATGCCGCGAGGCCGTCTCGGACGTCTCCTACGCCACCCGCGCACAGGCGCTCCGCGACGAGATCACGGCCATGCCGTCGCCGAACCGGATGGTGGCAGCGCTGGCGGATCTGGCGCACCGCTGA
- a CDS encoding dTDP-4-dehydrorhamnose 3,5-epimerase family protein gives MEARKLAVQGALEFTSRTFSDERGVFVAPFQQSVFETARGGPLFAVAQGNHSLSRRGVVRGIHYTVAPPGAAKYVYCASGRSLDFTVDIRRGSPTFGKWEAVLLDQSGFRAVYLPIGVGHAFVALTDHTVMSYLTSAPYVAEQELALSPLDPALGLPIPEDIDPILSERDAAAPTLAEAAERGLLPDYELCLELEAQLGTAQGRIRD, from the coding sequence ATGGAAGCGCGAAAGCTCGCTGTGCAGGGCGCGCTGGAATTCACCTCGCGGACGTTCTCCGACGAACGCGGCGTGTTCGTCGCTCCTTTTCAGCAGTCGGTCTTCGAAACCGCCAGAGGGGGACCGCTGTTCGCGGTCGCCCAGGGCAACCACAGCCTGTCCCGACGAGGCGTCGTCCGGGGCATTCACTACACCGTCGCACCTCCGGGCGCCGCCAAGTACGTCTACTGCGCGAGCGGGCGGAGCCTGGACTTCACCGTGGACATCCGGCGCGGCTCGCCCACGTTCGGCAAGTGGGAGGCCGTCCTCCTGGACCAGTCCGGCTTCCGTGCCGTGTACCTGCCGATCGGCGTCGGTCACGCCTTCGTGGCGCTCACCGACCACACCGTCATGTCGTACCTGACCTCGGCCCCGTACGTCGCGGAGCAGGAGCTGGCCCTCTCGCCACTCGATCCGGCGCTCGGCCTGCCGATCCCCGAAGACATCGACCCGATCCTCTCCGAGCGGGACGCCGCCGCCCCCACCCTCGCCGAGGCCGCGGAGCGCGGGCTGCTCCCCGACTACGAGCTCTGCCTGGAACTGGAGGCCCAACTGGGCACCGCTCAGGGGCGGATCAGGGACTGA
- a CDS encoding class I SAM-dependent methyltransferase, whose amino-acid sequence MNSDYKDPKVVPHESEQERESRLRLTKLLAETPIPPEYLIDNLPVYLRRHQLADLLAMDALYRMVTDVPGVIMEFGVLHGRHLASFTALRSIYEPYNSLRRVVGFDTFTGFPDIADIDRATPSAVAGRFAVPEGEVDHLRAVLAAHELGEPYGHTQRSFVVQGDVRSTLPQYLEENPETVIALAYIDVDLYEPTLEILHAIRPHMVKGSILAFDELAHPKWPGETKALAEFMELGNAKLRQLPHRESPIIYLEWGEN is encoded by the coding sequence ATGAACAGTGACTACAAGGACCCCAAGGTCGTGCCGCACGAGTCGGAGCAGGAACGGGAATCACGCCTGCGCCTCACCAAGCTCCTGGCCGAGACGCCGATCCCGCCCGAGTACCTGATCGACAACCTCCCGGTGTACCTGCGTCGCCATCAACTGGCCGACCTGCTGGCCATGGACGCGCTGTACCGGATGGTCACCGATGTGCCAGGGGTGATCATGGAGTTCGGCGTTCTCCACGGGCGCCACCTCGCCTCCTTCACTGCCCTTCGCAGCATCTACGAGCCCTATAACTCGCTCCGTCGCGTGGTCGGCTTCGACACCTTTACGGGATTTCCCGATATCGCTGACATCGACCGTGCGACGCCCAGCGCGGTCGCCGGCCGGTTCGCTGTGCCCGAGGGCGAAGTGGATCACCTTCGTGCAGTGCTCGCCGCGCACGAACTGGGCGAACCCTATGGCCACACCCAGCGCAGCTTCGTGGTGCAGGGGGATGTCCGCAGTACGCTTCCCCAGTATCTGGAAGAGAATCCGGAGACGGTCATCGCCCTGGCTTACATCGATGTCGATCTGTATGAGCCCACGCTGGAGATCCTTCACGCCATCCGGCCGCACATGGTCAAGGGAAGCATTCTGGCATTCGATGAACTTGCCCACCCCAAATGGCCCGGCGAGACCAAGGCGCTGGCCGAATTCATGGAGCTCGGCAACGCGAAACTGCGCCAGCTGCCCCACCGTGAATCCCCGATCATCTATCTGGAGTGGGGGGAGAACTGA
- the rfbB gene encoding dTDP-glucose 4,6-dehydratase — protein sequence MRKILVTGGAGFIGSHYVRTLLGGGYPEWEGAHVTVLDKLTYAGNRANLPETHPRLTFVRGDICDSDLLRRLLPGHDAVVHFAAESHVDRSLEAAEEFVHTNVTGTQRLLDAVLASGVQRVVHVSTDEVYGSIDEGSWTEDWRLEPNSPYSASKAASDLLARSYWRTHGLNVSITRCSNNYGPYQHPEKLIPLFVTNLLEGKQVPLYGDGGNIREWLHVDDHCRAIDLVLNKGRAGEIYNIGGGNEQTNRAITERLLALTGSDWSRVRRVADRKGHDLRYSLDETKIREELGYAPRITFEQGLADTVAWYRDNPAWWKGTTRGGGSQT from the coding sequence ATGAGGAAGATCCTGGTCACCGGCGGCGCCGGTTTCATCGGCTCGCACTATGTGCGCACGCTTCTCGGCGGAGGCTACCCGGAGTGGGAGGGTGCGCATGTCACTGTCCTGGACAAGCTCACCTATGCCGGGAACCGCGCGAACCTCCCCGAGACGCACCCGCGCCTGACCTTCGTCCGCGGCGACATCTGCGACAGCGATCTGCTGCGCCGACTGCTGCCCGGCCACGACGCGGTGGTCCACTTCGCCGCGGAGTCGCACGTGGACCGCTCCCTGGAAGCGGCCGAGGAGTTCGTCCACACCAATGTGACCGGCACACAGCGGCTGCTCGACGCGGTCCTCGCCAGCGGTGTGCAGCGCGTCGTCCACGTCTCCACCGACGAGGTCTACGGGTCCATAGACGAGGGGTCCTGGACGGAGGACTGGCGGCTCGAGCCCAACTCCCCGTACTCCGCCTCCAAGGCGGCATCGGACCTGCTGGCGCGGTCGTACTGGCGCACCCACGGGCTGAACGTCTCGATCACCCGCTGTTCCAACAACTACGGTCCGTACCAGCACCCCGAGAAACTCATCCCGCTGTTCGTCACCAATCTGCTCGAAGGAAAGCAGGTGCCGCTCTACGGCGACGGCGGCAACATCCGCGAGTGGCTCCATGTGGACGACCACTGCCGTGCGATCGACCTCGTGCTGAACAAGGGCCGGGCCGGTGAGATCTACAACATCGGCGGCGGCAACGAGCAGACCAACCGGGCCATCACCGAACGCCTGCTCGCGCTGACCGGCTCGGACTGGTCCAGGGTCCGCCGGGTCGCCGACCGCAAGGGGCACGACCTGCGCTACTCCCTCGACGAGACGAAGATCCGCGAGGAGCTCGGCTACGCCCCGCGGATCACCTTCGAGCAGGGGCTCGCCGACACCGTGGCCTGGTACAGGGACAACCCCGCCTGGTGGAAGGGCACCACGCGGGGAGGCGGTTCGCAGACGTGA
- a CDS encoding NAD(P)-dependent oxidoreductase: MTMEILGNGFLARNLSPLAHRHPGTVAMAAGVSWASGTSDADFAREAALLTQAADRCRATGRRLLFFSTAATGMYGAVDGPGREDSPITPCTPYGAHKLALERQLQDSGADHLILRLGHLVGTGQPPHQLIPALIQQMRKGAVRIQRAAARDLIDVRDVVTVIDRLLAQGLCGETVNVASGTAVPVERIVDHLETRLGLSVRRRYEEAGAHHVISTEKLRALVPETAAMGFGPGYYRRVLDAFIATADPSTAA, encoded by the coding sequence ATGACCATGGAGATCTTGGGCAACGGATTCCTCGCCCGGAACCTGAGCCCTCTCGCGCACCGCCACCCGGGCACGGTCGCCATGGCGGCGGGCGTCTCCTGGGCCAGCGGCACTTCGGACGCCGACTTCGCCCGGGAGGCCGCACTGCTGACACAGGCCGCGGACCGGTGCCGTGCCACCGGGCGCCGGCTGCTCTTCTTCTCCACCGCGGCCACCGGCATGTACGGCGCGGTGGACGGGCCCGGCCGGGAGGACAGCCCGATCACCCCCTGCACCCCGTACGGTGCACACAAGCTCGCGCTGGAACGCCAGTTGCAGGACTCCGGTGCCGACCACCTGATCCTGCGTCTGGGGCACCTCGTCGGCACCGGACAGCCCCCGCACCAGCTGATCCCCGCCCTCATCCAGCAGATGCGCAAGGGCGCGGTGCGCATCCAGCGCGCCGCCGCCCGTGACCTGATCGACGTCCGCGACGTGGTCACCGTCATCGACCGGCTGCTCGCCCAGGGGCTCTGCGGCGAGACCGTCAACGTGGCCTCCGGTACGGCCGTACCGGTGGAGCGGATCGTCGACCACCTTGAGACCCGACTGGGTCTGTCGGTCCGCCGCCGGTACGAGGAGGCGGGCGCCCATCACGTCATCTCCACCGAGAAGTTGCGCGCCCTCGTCCCGGAGACGGCGGCCATGGGCTTCGGCCCCGGCTACTACCGGCGGGTGCTCGACGCCTTCATCGCGACGGCTGATCCCTCCACGGCGGCCTGA
- a CDS encoding NAD(P)-dependent oxidoreductase has translation MTHEQPCVGVLGGSGFVGRNLRAAFRSSGARVVSVSRTLPGGAGVDDPEGERSIAFDLLADGPAELGAMLADTGADVIVNAAGGYWKMTGQQMWGANTELVSALVAAVRKLPHRPLLIQLGSVHEYGPGSRDAGITEERTPAPVNDYGRSKLEAARRVLDAAGTSELNGVVLRIANIIGPGLPAGSLLGDIAAHLKRFARDGDAAGSELVLGPLSAERDFVDVRDVADAILAVARAPRADVSGRVINIGSGAAVSARRVAERLIHLSELPVRLVERARTDTSRSDVDCQMLDISLARRLLGWEPRRDLDASLTALLAAA, from the coding sequence ATGACACATGAGCAGCCTTGCGTGGGGGTACTGGGAGGCAGCGGTTTCGTGGGCCGGAACCTGCGCGCAGCCTTCCGGTCGTCGGGCGCCCGGGTCGTCAGCGTCTCCCGGACCCTGCCCGGCGGCGCCGGCGTCGACGATCCGGAGGGCGAGCGCTCCATCGCCTTCGACCTGCTCGCGGACGGACCCGCGGAACTCGGCGCGATGCTCGCCGACACCGGGGCGGATGTGATCGTCAATGCCGCCGGCGGCTACTGGAAGATGACAGGCCAGCAGATGTGGGGAGCCAACACGGAGTTGGTGTCCGCCCTGGTGGCGGCGGTGCGGAAGCTGCCGCACCGGCCCCTGCTGATCCAGCTCGGCAGCGTCCACGAGTACGGCCCCGGCAGCAGGGACGCCGGTATCACCGAGGAGCGGACACCAGCTCCGGTCAACGACTACGGCCGCTCGAAACTGGAGGCGGCACGCCGCGTACTGGACGCGGCCGGCACATCCGAGCTGAACGGCGTCGTGCTGCGGATAGCCAACATCATCGGCCCGGGCTTGCCGGCCGGCAGTCTCCTCGGCGACATCGCGGCGCACCTGAAGCGGTTCGCCCGGGACGGCGACGCCGCCGGCAGCGAACTGGTCCTCGGCCCACTGAGCGCGGAGCGTGACTTCGTCGACGTACGCGATGTCGCCGACGCCATACTTGCCGTGGCGCGCGCGCCACGGGCCGACGTGTCGGGGCGCGTCATCAACATCGGCAGCGGAGCGGCGGTCAGCGCGCGCCGAGTGGCAGAGCGGTTGATCCACCTCAGCGAACTGCCGGTCCGGCTGGTCGAGCGTGCCCGGACGGACACCTCCCGCAGTGACGTGGACTGCCAGATGCTGGACATCTCCCTGGCGCGGCGGCTGTTGGGCTGGGAACCGCGCCGGGACCTGGACGCCTCACTCACCGCGCTCCTCGCGGCCGCGTGA
- a CDS encoding activator-dependent family glycosyltransferase: MRVLFAVFPATAHVHPIVPLAWALQNAGHEVRVAIHPDAVDLVTSAGLAAVPLGSRDKLASVVEFNANPDLTDSLDDALFLDTADTSGWEEQWEKMCKVLSLYRQVLPDLVDFTRGWKPDLVVWDQFCVPAAVAARVSGAAQARMLWGRDNIGWLRARSREHLAARGAQPLEDPVHALMEGMLTPYGLEYEEELLLGQWTIDPMPKGMQLPVDLPFVSMRRIPFNGTASVPSWVNERPERPRVCLTLGVGGRGRQLFRQSGVSFAEVVEAVAELDVELVATVGAAQRNSIAAVPDNVRLVEYIPLNYLLPTCSAVVYHGGGGTFAASVAHRVPQLITPMLFWGETTIAKHVADSGAGLVIDSNRFTADALQKGLTRLLEDQSFQDGAAALHREWEETPSPADLVPVLEELTARHRR, encoded by the coding sequence ATGCGTGTTCTGTTCGCCGTCTTTCCCGCCACCGCACATGTGCACCCGATCGTTCCGCTGGCCTGGGCCCTGCAGAACGCCGGCCACGAGGTACGGGTGGCCATCCATCCCGACGCCGTGGACCTCGTCACCAGCGCGGGCCTCGCGGCCGTGCCTCTCGGCTCCCGCGACAAGCTCGCCTCAGTGGTCGAGTTCAACGCGAATCCCGACCTGACCGACAGCCTTGACGACGCCCTGTTCCTGGACACCGCGGATACCTCCGGCTGGGAGGAGCAGTGGGAGAAGATGTGCAAGGTCCTGTCGCTCTACCGCCAGGTCCTGCCCGACTTGGTTGACTTCACCCGCGGTTGGAAGCCGGACCTGGTGGTGTGGGACCAGTTCTGCGTTCCGGCCGCGGTGGCCGCGCGGGTCAGCGGCGCGGCCCAGGCCCGCATGCTGTGGGGCCGCGACAACATCGGCTGGCTGCGCGCGCGGTCTCGGGAGCACCTGGCGGCGCGGGGGGCGCAGCCGCTGGAGGACCCGGTACACGCCCTGATGGAGGGCATGCTGACGCCCTACGGTCTGGAGTACGAGGAGGAGTTGCTGCTCGGGCAGTGGACCATCGACCCCATGCCGAAGGGGATGCAGCTGCCGGTCGACCTGCCGTTCGTCTCGATGCGCCGGATTCCCTTCAACGGGACGGCCTCCGTGCCCAGTTGGGTCAACGAGCGGCCCGAGCGCCCGCGGGTCTGCCTCACCCTCGGTGTCGGCGGGCGCGGCCGCCAGCTCTTCCGGCAGAGCGGTGTCTCGTTCGCCGAGGTCGTCGAGGCAGTGGCCGAGCTGGACGTGGAGCTGGTGGCCACGGTGGGCGCCGCGCAGCGGAACTCCATCGCCGCGGTGCCGGACAACGTTCGCCTGGTGGAGTACATACCGCTCAACTACCTGCTGCCGACCTGCTCGGCGGTCGTCTACCACGGTGGCGGCGGTACTTTCGCGGCCTCGGTGGCTCACCGGGTGCCGCAGCTGATCACGCCGATGCTGTTCTGGGGCGAGACCACCATCGCCAAGCACGTCGCCGACAGCGGCGCCGGACTGGTGATCGACAGCAACCGGTTCACTGCGGACGCCCTGCAGAAGGGGCTCACCCGGCTGCTCGAGGACCAGTCCTTCCAGGACGGTGCCGCCGCGCTGCACAGGGAGTGGGAGGAGACGCCCTCCCCTGCCGACCTCGTCCCGGTACTGGAGGAACTGACCGCCCGCCACCGCCGCTAA
- a CDS encoding DUF4365 domain-containing protein, protein MAVNEVRALLERHGHIVQEVDGGNDHGEDLHVTFVQNGERTADSIAVQVKGGVSTRTRRGHRVRVGGHGGNWRDGSLPVLCVVHDPERGGLFWANATRQLRRAEALRKTLKSVVVSRESVLNDDTIGTFVQSMRNFLVWERQGVGRWADMADVEFTPNDIVKPFENEYGEPMVFWQQRGEPFAVLLHHDLDWDPMRVQEGMLRFDPIPMIGSVILNSAEAHWLMGCFKSTEWWRRPVEQSDLA, encoded by the coding sequence ATGGCCGTGAATGAGGTGCGTGCGCTGCTGGAGCGCCACGGGCACATCGTGCAGGAGGTCGACGGCGGTAACGACCACGGTGAGGACCTGCACGTCACCTTCGTGCAGAACGGCGAGCGAACAGCAGACTCCATCGCCGTGCAGGTCAAGGGTGGGGTCTCGACACGTACCAGAAGGGGCCATCGCGTCCGAGTCGGGGGTCACGGGGGCAACTGGCGCGACGGTAGCCTGCCGGTGCTCTGCGTAGTCCATGATCCCGAGCGGGGAGGCCTCTTCTGGGCCAATGCGACCCGTCAACTCCGCCGAGCCGAAGCGCTGCGCAAGACGCTGAAGTCTGTTGTCGTCTCACGGGAGTCCGTGCTGAATGACGACACCATCGGGACTTTCGTGCAGAGCATGCGGAACTTCCTGGTTTGGGAACGTCAAGGGGTTGGCCGTTGGGCTGACATGGCGGACGTCGAGTTCACTCCGAACGACATCGTTAAACCCTTCGAGAACGAGTACGGCGAACCCATGGTCTTCTGGCAGCAGCGTGGGGAGCCATTCGCGGTCTTGCTTCATCATGATCTCGACTGGGATCCCATGCGCGTTCAGGAGGGAATGCTCCGCTTCGATCCCATCCCGATGATCGGCAGTGTCATCCTCAACAGCGCGGAAGCGCACTGGCTCATGGGGTGCTTCAAATCCACGGAGTGGTGGCGCCGACCGGTCGAGCAGAGCGATCTTGCCTGA
- a CDS encoding Uma2 family endonuclease yields the protein MTAEMVAPAWMHTQISAEQYDSWSEEQCAGIEIVDGMVIVSPSASKRHNRLARILANTLDAVAGPDWNADTDFDVRLQDIPLTNRRPDVIVYRAETIDLTPTRPEHVLLVVEVVSPGSETTDRIVKVDQYAKAGIPFYWRVEQAATGVPIIYTYVLDPATKAYRDGEMFTGVIRAAAPFSVTVDLGAL from the coding sequence ATGACCGCCGAGATGGTGGCGCCCGCGTGGATGCATACGCAGATCAGCGCGGAGCAGTACGACTCCTGGTCCGAGGAGCAGTGTGCCGGCATTGAGATCGTGGACGGGATGGTCATTGTGAGCCCGAGCGCGTCCAAGCGGCACAACCGGCTGGCCCGAATCCTGGCCAATACCCTGGACGCCGTCGCAGGCCCGGACTGGAACGCCGACACCGACTTCGACGTCCGCCTGCAGGACATTCCACTCACCAACCGCCGTCCGGACGTCATCGTCTACCGGGCGGAGACCATTGATCTCACGCCCACCCGCCCCGAACATGTACTCCTGGTCGTCGAGGTCGTGTCGCCCGGCTCGGAAACCACCGACCGGATCGTGAAGGTGGACCAGTACGCCAAGGCCGGCATCCCCTTCTACTGGCGGGTCGAGCAGGCCGCCACCGGTGTCCCGATCATCTACACCTACGTTCTCGACCCCGCCACCAAGGCCTACAGGGACGGCGAGATGTTCACCGGCGTGATCAGGGCTGCCGCGCCCTTCTCCGTCACTGTCGACCTGGGAGCCCTCTGA
- a CDS encoding thioredoxin domain-containing protein — protein sequence MNRLAGVTSPYLLQHADNPVDWWPWTPEAFEEARRRDVPVLLSVGYSSCHWCHVMAHESFEDPQLAALLNEHFVAVKVDREERPDVDAVYMEAVQAATGQGGWPMTVFLTPDAEPFYFGTYFPPAPRHGMPSFGQVLEGVRSAWADRRDEVGEVAGRIVADLSGRSLAESLAEGDQRPPRPEDLAGALLGLTRAFDAVHGGFGDAPKFPPAMVLEFLLRHHARTGSVGALDMVEATCAAMARGGIYDQLGGGFARYSVDREWVVPHFEKMLYDNALLCRVYAHLWRATGSDLARRIALETADFMVRELRTDQGGFASALDADSDDGTGRHAEGAYYAWTPEQLRAALGDRDAEFAALYFGVTEEGTFEEGASVLQLPDSGGLVDAARVASVKERLLAARAERPRPGRDDKIVASWNGLAIAALAETGAYFDRPDLVQAATDAADLLIRVHMDWQARLHRTSRDGTPGTNSGVLDDYANVAEGLLALSSVTGEGVWVEFAGFLLDTVLVQFTAPDGTLYDTAADAERLIRRPQDPTDNATPSGWTAAAGALLSYAALSGSSLHRDAAERALGVVTALGGRAPRFIGWGLAAAEAALDGPREVAVVGPPDDPATRALHRAALLGTAPGTVVALGAPGEDDAVEVPLLMARPLVDGRPAAYVCRRFACEQPTTDPEELAERLGS from the coding sequence ATGAACCGGTTGGCTGGTGTGACCTCGCCTTATCTGCTTCAGCACGCCGACAATCCCGTCGACTGGTGGCCCTGGACGCCGGAGGCATTCGAGGAAGCGCGACGGCGCGATGTACCCGTTCTGTTGTCAGTTGGCTACTCTTCGTGCCACTGGTGCCATGTGATGGCGCACGAGAGCTTCGAGGATCCGCAGCTCGCGGCGCTGCTGAACGAGCACTTCGTGGCCGTCAAGGTCGACCGCGAGGAGCGGCCGGACGTGGACGCCGTCTACATGGAGGCGGTGCAGGCCGCCACGGGCCAGGGCGGCTGGCCGATGACCGTGTTCCTCACGCCCGACGCCGAGCCCTTCTACTTCGGCACCTACTTCCCGCCCGCGCCGCGGCACGGCATGCCGTCCTTCGGGCAGGTGCTCGAAGGGGTCCGCAGCGCCTGGGCCGACCGGCGCGACGAGGTCGGCGAGGTCGCCGGCCGGATCGTCGCCGACCTCTCGGGCCGCTCGCTGGCCGAGTCGCTGGCCGAGGGCGACCAGCGGCCGCCGCGCCCCGAGGACCTGGCCGGCGCCCTGTTGGGGCTGACCCGGGCCTTCGACGCGGTGCACGGCGGGTTCGGCGACGCGCCGAAGTTCCCGCCGGCCATGGTGCTGGAGTTCCTGCTGCGCCACCACGCCCGGACGGGCTCCGTCGGCGCCCTGGACATGGTCGAGGCGACCTGCGCGGCCATGGCCCGGGGCGGGATCTACGACCAGCTCGGCGGCGGTTTCGCCCGCTATTCCGTCGATCGGGAATGGGTCGTTCCGCACTTCGAGAAGATGCTCTACGACAACGCCCTGCTGTGCCGCGTCTACGCCCACCTGTGGCGCGCCACCGGCTCCGACCTGGCCCGCCGGATCGCCCTGGAGACCGCCGACTTCATGGTCCGCGAACTCCGCACCGACCAGGGAGGTTTCGCCTCCGCGCTGGACGCCGACAGCGACGACGGAACGGGCCGGCACGCCGAGGGCGCGTACTACGCATGGACACCGGAGCAGCTGCGCGCCGCCCTGGGGGACCGGGACGCGGAGTTCGCCGCCCTGTACTTCGGCGTCACCGAGGAGGGCACCTTCGAGGAGGGCGCCTCCGTCCTCCAACTCCCCGACAGCGGTGGCCTGGTCGACGCCGCGCGGGTGGCGTCGGTCAAGGAGCGGCTGCTCGCGGCGCGCGCGGAGCGCCCCCGCCCGGGGCGCGACGACAAGATCGTCGCCTCCTGGAACGGGCTGGCCATCGCCGCGCTCGCCGAGACCGGTGCCTACTTCGACCGACCCGACCTGGTCCAGGCCGCCACCGACGCCGCCGACCTGCTCATCCGCGTCCACATGGACTGGCAGGCCCGGCTGCACCGCACCTCCCGGGACGGCACGCCCGGCACCAACTCCGGCGTCCTGGACGACTACGCCAACGTCGCCGAGGGACTGCTGGCGCTGTCCTCGGTCACCGGGGAGGGCGTCTGGGTGGAGTTCGCGGGCTTCCTCCTGGACACCGTCCTGGTGCAGTTCACCGCCCCGGACGGCACGCTCTACGACACCGCCGCCGACGCCGAGCGGCTGATCCGCCGCCCTCAGGACCCGACCGACAACGCCACGCCCTCCGGGTGGACCGCCGCGGCCGGGGCGCTGCTCTCGTACGCGGCGCTGAGCGGCAGCTCCCTCCACCGGGACGCCGCGGAGCGCGCCCTGGGCGTCGTCACCGCCCTCGGCGGGCGGGCGCCGCGCTTCATCGGCTGGGGACTGGCGGCCGCCGAGGCCGCGCTGGACGGGCCGCGCGAGGTCGCCGTGGTCGGCCCGCCGGACGACCCGGCCACCCGCGCGCTGCACCGCGCCGCACTGCTGGGCACCGCCCCCGGGACGGTGGTGGCACTGGGCGCCCCCGGGGAGGACGACGCCGTCGAGGTGCCGCTCCTCATGGCGCGCCCCCTGGTCGACGGCCGGCCCGCCGCCTACGTGTGCCGGCGCTTCGCCTGCGAACAGCCGACGACGGACCCGGAGGAGCTGGCGGAGCGGCTGGGTTCCTGA